The Metamycoplasma subdolum DNA window ATTGATAAATTTTTGCTCTAATATCATCTTTAGTTTCTTCATCTTTTAATAAATCTTGTGGAGTTTTTAAATCATTTTTTTGATTTTGGATATATGAAATTATTGATGCAAAAGTATATTGAGTTTGATTAATTCCAAGCTCATTATAAACAACTCTAAGCACTTCTTTTTGGTCAAGTTCATCAACAATTTGAAAGTCATTTGGATAATTAAAATTATGAATTTCTTGTCTTAAAATTTTTGAACACATTGAATGAAAGGTTGAAATTATTGGTGTGTTTTTTCCAACAAAATCAAGCAATCTTTGCACCCTCTGTTTCATTTCATTTGCCGCTTTATTAGAAAAAGTCAAAGCTAAAATTTCAGAAGGATTCACGTGATTATTTTTAATTAAGTATGCAACTTTATAGGTTAAAACTCTGGTCTTACCACTACCAGCACCAGCAATAATTCTAATGGGTCCTTCGGTTTCGACAACAGCATCTTTTTGTTTTAAATTTAATGTATCTAAATTAATATCCATTGTCTCCCCCTTACATAATTAAAAATTGCTTTACTAGCACTATTTTAAATTATAGTATATTTATAATATTAAAGAAGAAAATGAGGAAATTTTGAGAATTTGAAAAACTCAAAAATTTTCAATTTTGCTCAATATTAAAGGAATTTTTTGGAAATTTTATCAACATTGAAAGTCTCAAAATTTAAAATTTATTAATGTTTTAGCATATACTCAATTTGGGTAGAATTTGTTGAATTACTGAATAAAAAAAATGCTACTTTATTTTTAAAGCAACATTTAATTTTCAAACTCGATTTTAGGTAACACTCTTTTGATTGGGATAATTTTTTCTAGCACATTATCATCTTCTTCAATCTCATCAAATTTATTGTCTCAAACTGTTCTTGTATTTGAAAACTTATCATTTCAGCCAATACGATTTGTTGAAAAATTTGAAATAACAAATACCACTTGAACAATTAAACCAAATGAAGTTAGGGTTAATGGAATAGCAAAGAAAATTTTTTGTACTAAGTTTAGATCTTCTTTTTTAAATCCAACTTGTGAAATTTTAATAAACGTTTCTGGACTAATTAAAACAACATAAAAACAAATTATGCAAAGTCATAGAAAGCCAAATAACCTTGATCTATCAAATACTGCTTTTGAAAACCTTCGCCTATGTTCAAGATTTAAAACATGTATTTTACAAATTAGCATTCCGATGGATTTTCCTTTTAAAAAAACAGGTAAAACTATTTGATTAATTATTATTAAAATGATTCCAGATGAAAGTCATAAATAATAGAAATATTTAGAAAATCTATATGTACTTTTCTGATAGTCAAATACTAAAAAACTTACAGCTAAAAATATTGACAAAAATATTAAATTGTCAATTATTGTAGCAAGTAATCTAATTCAAGGATTAGCTAATTTATTTTGTTTAACTATCATGTAAAGTTTTTAAGAATCCAATCTCAATTTGAAGGGTTTTGAAAATCTTTGTCGCTTAAAAGTTGAACTTCATTTAGTTTAAAATATCTATTCTTGTTAAGCTCTTCTTTATTTTCTTCTTTGAATGTATTAACTATAGTTAATAGTTGCTTTTTCATTAATTTAACTGATTTATCTTCATTAGTATTTTTCTTGGTTTTAGTTTGACCTAAATATCCTGCGGCAAAATAAGTTAAATGTAATGTTTTTGCAAATAACATCGCTTCTTGAACTTCTACGTTTTCTTGCATAATTATTGGGTCTAAAAATTCTCACTCTTTGCTTATGATTAATGGATTAAATAAAATGATTCTTTCATTTCAATCTTCAATTCAAGTTCTTTTGATTCAAGCGAAAGTTTTAGATTTAAGTAATGGTAAATAATTAAAAATAACTGAATATTGTAAGTTATTAAATCTTGTTTTGATTTCATCAAAAACATCAATAAAGATTGAAGATTTAATTATTTTATTAAATGGATAAGGAGTAACTATTGAATAAGTTTTTACCTCTTTTGATAAATCAACAACAACTTCTTCTTTAAACTTATCTCTAAAAAAGTTATGTTTAACAACTCCTCTGCAATATCCTGAAACTTCAATAAAATCAGGATGTGTTGAGGTATTATTGATGAAATTTTCAAGGTGCATTGTATATTCACTTTTTATATGAAGATATGAGTAAAAAACTTGTGTGTATTCTGTTTTTATATAAGGTGTTGCTTGTTTAATTGCAGTCACAATATTTTGATGAACAGTATTAATAATAATTTTTAAGCGATTAGCAAAAATCTTTTTAAATTTATCAATTGCTTCATAATCTTCGTCACTTGGTTTATCAATAACAATAATGACGTGAAAATTTTGATGTTTTTGTTTTAACAAGTTATAAAGAATTAAATCAAGATTTTTTGTTGGTTTATAAACTGGAACTATGAAAGTCAAAATTGGGTTAGTATAAATTGGATCCATAAATCTCTCCTATTTTACATTTTAATGCTTCCGGCAACTCTTGGGAACGGAATTACATCTCGAATATTTGAAATTCCAGTTACATACATAACTAATCTTTCAAATCCAAGGCCGAACCCGCTTGAACCGACATAGCCAAATCTTCTTAAATCTAAATATCATTGCAATGGTTCTTGATTAATTTTTAATTCAGCAAGTCTTTTTGCAAGTTTGTCATAACTTTCTTCACGTTGAGAACCACCTATTATTTCACCAATTCCTGGGGCTAATAAATCAAAGGCAGCAACAGTTTTTTTATCTTTATTTTGATACATGTAAAAAGCTTTAATTTCTTTTGGGAAGTTTGTAATCGCAACTGGACCT harbors:
- a CDS encoding RDD family protein, which translates into the protein MIVKQNKLANPWIRLLATIIDNLIFLSIFLAVSFLVFDYQKSTYRFSKYFYYLWLSSGIILIIINQIVLPVFLKGKSIGMLICKIHVLNLEHRRRFSKAVFDRSRLFGFLWLCIICFYVVLISPETFIKISQVGFKKEDLNLVQKIFFAIPLTLTSFGLIVQVVFVISNFSTNRIGWNDKFSNTRTVWDNKFDEIEEDDNVLEKIIPIKRVLPKIEFEN
- a CDS encoding glycosyltransferase, translated to MDPIYTNPILTFIVPVYKPTKNLDLILYNLLKQKHQNFHVIIVIDKPSDEDYEAIDKFKKIFANRLKIIINTVHQNIVTAIKQATPYIKTEYTQVFYSYLHIKSEYTMHLENFINNTSTHPDFIEVSGYCRGVVKHNFFRDKFKEEVVVDLSKEVKTYSIVTPYPFNKIIKSSIFIDVFDEIKTRFNNLQYSVIFNYLPLLKSKTFAWIKRTWIEDWNERIILFNPLIISKEWEFLDPIIMQENVEVQEAMLFAKTLHLTYFAAGYLGQTKTKKNTNEDKSVKLMKKQLLTIVNTFKEENKEELNKNRYFKLNEVQLLSDKDFQNPSNWDWILKNFTW